The genomic segment GGCACATCACTCAGCGGCATGGTTTCGCCCAGATAGTTGAATAATGCATCCGGTCCACCAAGATGTTCCATAACCTTTGCATAAGCGTACTCTTCTGTGATCCAAGGAGCCCAAGCAATCAAACAAACTATAATCAAACCAACTGCAACCAGAACAGAAAGGATAATTTTGTTACGTCTTATCATTTTTCTCCTTCTCTAATACGAATTTAACGATCGTGATAAACATAATCACCGTGCGCGCCCTTACGAGAAAAACTCTGGAGGTCTGCTAGCATTCCACTATTTTGGGCAGTTCACACAAATTTAAAACTATATGGGATCTTATCATAACCATAGTGATGCCATATGCCTGAAGTTCTAATCATCTATTATTCACGGTCTGGTAATACAAAGGAAATGGCTGAGTCAATAGCCAAGGGTGTGAAGAAAGTTAAGGGTGTGGAAGTGAAGGTGAAGACTGTGCAAGAGGCTAGAGTTGAGGAGTTGCTTGATGTTGACGGCGTAGTTTTTGGGTCTCCAACCTACTATGGGTCGATGGCTTCCGAGGTTAAGAAGTTCATAGATGACAGCGTCAGATTCCATGGAAAACTGGAGGGAAAAGTTGGTGGAGCTTTTTCCTCGTCAGCCAACATAGCTGGCGGTAATGAGACGACAATAATGGATATTTTGAAATCCCTGTTGATCCATGGTATGATAATTCAGGGATCGTCGAAGGGAGATCACTATGGACCTGTTTCTATAGGGAAACCCGATGAGAGAAGCAAAAGCTTGTGTATACAGTATGGTGAAAGAATAGCTAAACTCGTTTTAAGAACACAACCAGTTTCACAACACGCGCGACAAGACGTGCCCTGAAGGAAGCTGAAACATGCTAGTTGACACGCACGCGCACCTCCAATGGGCAAGCTTTGGCAAAGACAGAGAAAAAGCGATAAGCCGCGCCAGAAAAGCCGGCGTGGAACACATAGTAAACATCGGATTTGACCTCAATGGCAGCAGAAAGGCCATCGAACTAGCTGAAAAATACAATGGATTTTATGCAACAGTAGGAATTCATCC from the Candidatus Bathyarchaeota archaeon genome contains:
- a CDS encoding flavodoxin family protein; protein product: MPEVLIIYYSRSGNTKEMAESIAKGVKKVKGVEVKVKTVQEARVEELLDVDGVVFGSPTYYGSMASEVKKFIDDSVRFHGKLEGKVGGAFSSSANIAGGNETTIMDILKSLLIHGMIIQGSSKGDHYGPVSIGKPDERSKSLCIQYGERIAKLVLRTQPVSQHARQDVP